The DNA segment TGAGGAAGGCTGGACCAAGTTCCAGGGCCACTGCTACAGGCACTTTGAAGAGAGGGAGACTTGGATGGATGCAGAGACCAGATGCCGACAACATCAAGCCCACCTGAGCAGTATCATCACCCCAGAGGAGCAAGAATTTGTGAACAGTGAGTGCTGAGGGCAGCCTGAGGCTGGGCAGGGTCCTTCCATTAGACTCCAAGTCTATGGGCAGATTTATCCAGAATGACATAAAAACCACAGTTTCCCCCACTGGTGTGTACATATTTCCTGATGAGGCCTCACCCTTGCGTGGGAAAGGAAGAACCTTGAGCCATGAGACAGAAGAGGGCCCTTTCTTGGCTAGGCGAGATCTTTGCTCTGACCACATTGCTGATGTGGCTTGTTCACAACGTGTTCACTTGATGCAACAAGTACGGTGACCCATGTCAGCGTGGGTGGATTCACGCTCATGGCATGCTGAGTGGGGAGGGAGATGGACAAGCGTGATGCAGGGCAAAAGGGACATCAGGGGCTAGTGACTGGGAAGGAACTGAATGACTCAGAGGCGACAGGGACAGCTGAGATGGTAAAGAAACATAAGGTGTAGGGGAACCATGACCCactctcctctccccctccggCTCTTCCAGGCCACGCACAGGACTACCAGTGGATCGGCCTCAGTGACAGAACTGTCGAGAACGACTTCCGCTGGTCCGACGGACACCCCCTGGTGAGCCCACGGCCCGCGGTGCGGGCAGGCACTGGCTTTCGGTGGGGGAAGAGGTTCCCCTTGGGTGGGAAGAGCCCTGTGAGTTACGTGCTGAGCGCTTTGGTTGAGCATTGAGTGGAGGCAGCCCTAAACTTTGTATGGCTCATGGTTTTTCCAAGCCTCTAGTAAAGCTGCTCAGCTAAGCTCCTGGGCACCATCACAATAGAAATAACGGCTGCAGTAGCAGTTCTGGCAACCCATGGTCTTTGCTGGTGAGAGGcatggggaaggcagcagcaaggatgaaggagggagcaggagagggaagagctCAACCTTAGGCGAAGGGCTTTCCTCTCTCTGCAGCAATTTGAGAACTGGCGGCCCAACCAACCCGATAACTTCTTCGCGGCGGGTGAGGACTGCGTTGTGATGATCTGGCATGAGCAAGGCGAATGGAATGACGTTCCCTGCAACTATCACCTCCCTTTCACTTGCAAGAAAGGAACAGGTCAGTATGCTGTGCTGCGCCAGCAAGGATGGGGGGCTCAGGCAGTGGCTGCGGGGCTGGAGTGGCACCCCCCAGTGCACATGAATGTGGGTTTTGTCACTGCAAAGGGTGGTCAAAGAGGCTGAAGGCAATAACAATAGAAGTTGGCCAAGGCTTTAGAAGAAAGTTTCCCAACAGCTTGAAAACAAGTAAGATGAGCCACCAAGGATGGGGTTTCGCACCCCCAGGCAGAGCCGTACCCTGGCTGCAGCATCACTCCTGCACACCAGCTCCATGCCCTCCCACAGAGGCAAGTGGCTGCTTTAATGCCTGGCCCTTGCTGCTTTCTCCAAGAGGCAGGAATGGAACCCAGAGGCAGACCACTGCTTAATTTCAAGGCCACAGGATTTCCATATACCCCTGCCCCTACTTGTTTGTGGACAGAGGCAATCTCAGAGGGATTTAAATTTTTACGCGTGGGAGTGTCAAGGCTGTGGATGCCCAGCCTGTGctaggcaggcaggagctgcccggGTGCAAGCTGCTCGCTCAGCCAGGCAGGACCCCTCGAGCTCTCCGTGTCTCTACCCATCTCCTGCAGTGGCCTGTGGGGACCCCCCCGTGGTGGAGAACGCCAGGACCTTCGGTCGAAAGAAAGATCGCTACGAAATAAACTCCATGGTGCGGTACCAGTGCAACCAAGGCTACATCCAGCGCCACGTGCCCACGATTCGGTGCCAGCCCAACGGGCAGTGGGAGGAGCCACGGATATCCTGCACAAACCGTACGTCTCAGTCGCTTTCCCTTTGGGTTAGGGCTGATGCAtccctgcagctggaaggaggagctgggaaTGAGAGGGACATTGTCTTGGGGTGCACTTCAGCTCTGAGCCAGGCAGAAAGGGACATCATAGTCCCCTTTGCTTGTTGAAAGATCCCCTGTGATGGGGCAGTGGGAGCTGGCATCTTCTGGGCAGGTGTGCACTACGGGGGCTGGCCAGAGGGACAGCCCAGGCAACAAGGAGCTTACCAAGGGCCCAGGCTGCttaaaggaaggagaggaagagaaacagtttctgaaaaggGTGAGTTTTGGCACCACCTGCATCAGCAGAGAGAATagaggcagggagctgtggtccccctcagcccttccctggcatccccctgccctgggagcagACGGGAGCCCTGTGGCAAAGCTAAGCCAAGGGACAGGGATCCCGACCCTTCTCCTGTCAGGCCTCCAGCTGACAGCAGCCATCCCTCTCCCACTGGTGTCCCAGACCACTCCCACGGCTGCCTACACCCACATCCCATCCCTGCTCGCCTGCAGCTTCCCAATAATTTCGTCGGTCTCAGCTAAATCACATCTGACCAGTGGCCTCCTTGCCAGGTCCTGGTCCAGCTGGGCAATTCCAGCTAAAGCAACGGTCCCACAGCCAGGAAAAGTTGATATGAGCTTAAGGGACAAACCTCTGCCCCAGGGAGGAGACggaaggaggagggatggaggaggtgTCCAAggcggctgtgtggtgcagaCCGCTGATTCCCTTGGCTCTGCGGCAGACTCAgagagctgcaggctgctcccaCCATGGTCTGCCAGCAATCAGGAGACCTAGGCTGTTCCCAACCAGCTTTTGCTGTTTCCATGAAAATCCTCCTGCAATCATCACGCTCTGGAGTGGTGCCAGCCTTGAGGGAGACTAGCAGCAAAGATCAGGCAGAAACTTTGTCCCTGCCAGCCAGACGGGTCTGTTTCCCCTCCTGAGCCCCGAGCACATCCCACCCCTGATGGCTATTTCCCTCCCTGTCCCAGCGGATTGGGGATTGACTGGTAGGACAGTGGGAGAGATGGGGAAGTGGTCCCCATGCTCACCCTGttggcagagctgccctcccAGCAGGGCATGGGGAAGGGATCGGACAGGCATCCGCAGGGAGGATGCTCCTGGCCAGGCTTTTGGAAAGCACCGGCCACCTTCACCCCTGGGTGAAGCAAACCCCAGCCACAGGGGCGAGAGGAGGGCGGGCTGTGCAGGGGCAAGCAGGCTGGTGCCAGGGCACACACAGCCGCctgcccagcagcgctgcctgcGCCTGCCCGTGTTTCTCCAgggagccaggggctggggcagccagtGCGGGACAAGCAGCATCTCTGTCCTGGCTCCTGCTAACAAGgtgtcttttcttctgctccctCTTCCGCAGCCTCCAACTACCAACGCAGGCTATACAAGAGGAGCCCCAGGAGCCAGTCAAGACCCAGTGGTAGAGCCATGCACAGACCCACCCATTAGAGCGGGGCGAGAGAGACCAAGGGGGAAagtgagaaaaagagatttttaatggAACAGTTATATTAACAGAGtcaatttcttcttcttcttgttgcttttttgtcatataaggaaaaaaaattatattaaaaacaaacccacctttgtgtatatatataaaaaaaaaattaatgttttccaaGCACCAAAGCAAAGCGAATTAGATCTCAGCATTTTTACTAACCGTCCGGTTCCAATTATCTTCATGCCTtcggggacgggggggggggggggggggtttgcaGAGGGCAGGGGGTTAAGTTAAATAAtaaagatgattattttttcctgattttatcCACGAACaatgtaattatttctgttatttaatCTCCAGGGTGAACAGCaccttttggggttttgtgtttgttttttttccagaatcctcCTACTGCTGCAGCACGTCAGGGCGGGTGGGgagggccggggggctgcggtggaaggagctgtgggaggagggaggcgAGGGGATGCTGAGACCCAGGACCAGGGTGCTGGGGACTGTGGCCCCTCTCTACTTCCTCACCGCCCCCTGCAGCGCAGCACCCATCCCGGGACAACGTGCTCTTTCCAGGGGACCGTGCGGGGCACCAGCGTTCCCTGCacctatttatatttttgaacATATCCTATTTTGAAAGAACGATAAATAATAAAGAGAGTGAAATCGGAATGGGCACTTTGTCAGTGTTGTTTTTGTTAGGCAGGGCGGGTGTCTgtctgggcagggggaggtcTCCCATGgcaaggcagcagggaaggggtgAGCAAACAGAGTGCTCCAGGCTACGTGGgaccagctcagccccagccagcaccaaagggtcctgccctggggacaaTGGAGGTCCGGGGGAATTCCCAAGCTCCAACCAAAGAAGGATCCTGGAACAAAACAACACCTCCCTGTTCAGCTCTCGCCCCAGGAGGGGATTAACACACGTACCTAAAACCATCCCCAGCAGAAGCTGTCTCACCCTCCAGCTTTCAGTCCTGACACCCAGGGGGTTAATTAACACTCATTAACGAGGGAGCACCAGGCCCTTGCAGGAGCTCAGGTGGGCAAAGACATGAGACGGTGCTCAGCCAAGGATGAGACAGTCCCCGGTGCCCAGCCAGGGATCCCCAAATCCTCTCACTGTGGCAGACTCCTCTCTCGTGCTGGGACAGAGATGGGACACAGCCACATCCCTCCAGGGCATTCTCCACCAATTTATTAGAAGAGGTCCAGCAAAATACATCTTTTCATAACCAAATGCTTGAAGAAGAAGGCACCAGAGTTCAAGTGGAGTCCGAGCGAGGGGCACACGGAGATAAGGCACTGGCACTcccacagggacaggcacacCGTCATCCttcagcaggatggggagggggggctggaAGAGGGGCCAGGATGCAACAGAGACACCTGCTCTCTGCCTCTGGCCAAATCCAGCCTCGCCTCGCTCCCACCCCATGAGCTCACGGGCAGGAGTAGCCTGGAAGGGCAGGCGGGTGTCAGTGACATGCTGCCACCATGGGAAGGGGCCACCACCCACAGGGTGGCAGAGACCAATTGGGGTGGCAGCAGCCCATGGGGATCATTCTTGCACGGACCCCATGCCAGGGACAGtccagcactgccccagctggcagccaccCCGAGCAGCTGCAtgtgccagctgctgagcaAGATGTGGAAAAtataaaggaaggaaacaaaataaaacaaaaagaagccTCCCCCCGCCATCCCACCGCCCCCTAGTCACCCCCAAAACAGCCCTGGGAAATGCCAAACACCAGGCACCGTCAGGCTGGAAACATCCTCTGGCCAAGAAGGAACCCTCCGGCTCCTTATCTTTCCTTGTAGCAGAAGACCCCaaacctgccctggctggggaagCCGAAGCTGCGGACACCGGGCTCCTCGGGGCCGCAGTTGGCTCGGGGCTTGGCAATGGGGTAGCGGACGCTGCCgtctgccagccagccagcatcGCAGCGGTCCAGCCCCAGGAACTTCCAGGCAGAGTAGAGGTGCCCCACTCGGGCAATCTCAGCCCCTGCgtcctggcagctctgcttggCCTCTTCCAGCGTCATTCCAGCCAGGCGGTCCAAGTAGAAAATCTCTCCTagagggagaggggagcaaGAAAAGGGAGTGTCAGTGCTCAGCATCCTCCGGAGCATCCCCATCTGGAGCATCCCTGCCTAGAACATCCCCACCCAGGCTGTGCCCTAAGAGGGAGGGATTCCACCAACAGGACATAGCATCTTCCCCAGGAtgccacccccagcccatggcccagcacccacctctaAGCgcagaggagaagcagaaggcaTCGAAGCGGTGCAGGTGCCGGTGGCGCGGGCCGTAGCTGCGGATGCCTGGGGCAAGgtgcagcccaccacagggcTTGCGGGGCAGACGGATGGGGTACTGCACAGTGCCATCAGCCAGCCAGCCCGCATTGCACCAGTCCAGCCCCTCGCTCCAGGCCTGGAAGAGCTGGTTGAAGGTGGCGAGGATGGCACCTTGCTCCTGGCATGCTCGCTCAGCTTCATGGAAGTTGAGCCTGTACTGCCCGCGGGGAGGCTGGTAAGGGAACACCACACCTGGGGGCAGACAGGGTGGGTGCTCAGGCGGCTCCATgggcagcgcccccccccccgccccccggggcCACCCCCAAAGGggtccccatcccatcccaaaTTCAGGCTCTGGGACAGGGACTACCCCAGGGTGGCACAGGCCAAGGCACAGGCATGCGGGGATGGTGCTGCTCTGGGCATGCAGGCACCAGCGGCGAGTTGCCAGCGACATCTGGtggcacagggacatgggggcTTGGTCCTGGGGATACATGGACCACCCTTGTGGGGCAGCACCTGCACATACAGGGATGCACAGACTATGATAATGGGGGTGCAGGGACCATCACTACGTTgtatggaccacagccctggggacacaCAGACAGTGGTCCCAAGGGAGGCATGTACCACCGCTGTGGGGATGGAGACACCGTTGTCATGGGGATGCACAGGCTACAGGAACAGGGACACAAGGACCCACATCACGGGGATGTATGGGCCGCAGTCCCAGGGACACACGGACCACCATCGTGGGGTGGATGCACTGCTGTCATGGGGATGGATGGACCACAGGAACATGTGCACCACCACCATAGACCACAGTCACAGGGACTGGTGGGGACAAGCCACCATGGCAGGCAGGGCCCACAGGCAGGTGTGGACAGGGCACAAGGGGGACGTTTCCACAGCTCTGAGCTTGCCTGTGGAGCCAGGGCTGAGTCAGTTCCCTCATGACAAGTGAGCAAGAGGGGTTGGACCAGTCACCAAGGTTCATCACAAGATGCATGGGGATACTCAGAGCTGGGAGGCAAGGGGGTGGCTGCACATGATGCAGCACAGTGGGAAGATGGGTGGATAAAAGCAGGAAATGTTGCAGCCACGGGGTCACCCCCAACTCTGACTCCACAGTAGTATTCCCAGCATCCCAACTGGGCAGTCTGCTCTGTGCTCACTTGCTGCTGAGACCCCACAGTCAGACAGCCCCAAGCCACCACGCCATCACACCAAGCATCCCAGACTCTTCCCATGACTGCGCTCCCTGACCCCCCACATCACTACCTCCCTCGAGGAGGGGGTGCCACAGGAAGGCCAGGCGCTCTGGCTTTGTGCAGGATATCATGTGGTCCCCAACATGCCCCTACCTTGCAGCCGGAGGTCCACCACATCGCTCTCATCCTCCAGCCCATCAATGACCTCACAGCGGTATTTGCCATCATCCTGCAAGCGCACATCACTGATGACCAGTGAGGCCTCATGTCGCCCAGCCTGACGGAGGTGAGCACGGCCCTGGAAGTTCCCGAAGGCCACGTAGGTCTTCCCGATGGCCACCAGCACATCCTGCTCCTTAGTGTAGTCATCCCGCAGCTTGGACCACTTGATGCGGATCTTGCGCTTGGCTTCCTGGTCAGGCTCGTAGTGGTACTGGCAAGGCAGGGTGACATTGGTGCCACTGGAGCTGTAGACAGGGTCTTTAGGGGTGTCCACTATCAGTTTGGCTCCATTGAAGTAAAccactggggacagggagggaaaGCATGATGAGCAGGTCAggatccagggccaggcagcgTCCCCAAACCTCCCTGCAGCCACTCTGTTCCCTCCATCCAGCCACATCCTTTTCTGCCTGCGCATCCCATAAGCATCCCCCAAGCATCCATGGAGTGTCCCCGCCTACTCCTCTGGGCCCCACATCCCCCCCAAGAGATgggtcccagccccatccagaGGCAGCCAACCTGCCGGTCCccctttcccccagccctgccaatCCCCAATATACCTTTCTCCTGCCCACTGCCCTTGTCGTTCATGATGTGGTTGTAGTAGAAGCCGTTGTAGAAGGggtggtgggagctgctgcccagccgCAGCAGGGTGGCCTCCAGGAGCAGcgggagcagcagcatggctggggAGCGAGGCCAAACCCTGAGCCCGGGCTGCGGAGGGGGAAAGGGCTGCCGTAACACCCCAAAATACCCAGGAGCGCCCCAGCGCATGTGGTGCCAGGCAGACCCCATCACAGGGGTGCAAGGAGAGGGGTGggaagagctggcagaggagatCGCCTGCAGGGGAGGGTGCAGGCAACCTAAGCCATGGCCCCAGGCCTGTCCCACAGCCAGGACTCCCAGtcccctccatcctcctcctcccgcctGGGTCACACCACGCACCACCACGTTTGCTGCTGTGGCCCATTGGGGCTTGTGGAGCTGCGACTAAGCTGGGGATGGGACAGACAGGGGAAACAGGATCTCAGGGCATCCTTTGAAGAGGGAGCACTGGGAAAACATCACATAGGGGGTGCAGCAGAAgtggctgagccctgctgcaAGCCGCAGGCTCGGTTTACAGAGGCAGCCAAGCGTGCAGCCCAGccaaggagggaaggagagagctcGGGGCTGCCTCCGCTGCCCTGCCACCGGacaaagcccagcagcacccagctggcCTGGCCGAGGACCCCCGGCTCTGACCCAGGGCTGCCGCTTTGTGCCACAGACACAGCTGGCACCGACTCCATGCAGGACTTTTTGCTCTCGTACTATGTCCCCTGAATGAGAGGCCGCCCGGCTGCCCCACGGCACTGGAGATCCACACTGCCCCAAGCTCTGGGTGCCCCAGGCACCCAAGGGTGCGCTGCACGGGGCTCACCCAGGGCAGCTCACAGCAGTTATTTGCCAGCCTGTGAGCTTTCCCAGAGCCGGCAGAGGGGGCCCGGCGCCCAGCAAGCCTCCGGCAGCCCCCCTCCAGGCTTGAGATGGATCTGACATACGTGCCCCCTGCTCAGACAAGGTTTAGGAGTGCCTGCAGAGGTGCCCCAggccaggggggctgggggagtgTGGGTGCTCTCCCCCAGCAGGGTCCAATATGGGGTACCGTGGTGGTGTCCAGGGACTGGGGTGTGCAACCGGCTGCTCTCACCATGGGTTGCTCACTCCTGGGCTCTCCTCCGCAGTCGGTACCGCTGCTCACCTTCCTGTGGGGTGCAGCCCACGCTTGTCACCCGCGGCTGTGTGCGGAGGCGGTGCTGGAGGGC comes from the Falco cherrug isolate bFalChe1 chromosome 7, bFalChe1.pri, whole genome shotgun sequence genome and includes:
- the HAPLN3 gene encoding hyaluronan and proteoglycan link protein 3 isoform X3, with the translated sequence MLLLPLLLEATLLRLGSSSHHPFYNGFYYNHIMNDKGSGQEKVVYFNGAKLIVDTPKDPVYSSSGTNVTLPCQYHYEPDQEAKRKIRIKWSKLRDDYTKEQDVLVAIGKTYVAFGNFQGRAHLRQAGRHEASLVISDVRLQDDGKYRCEVIDGLEDESDVVDLRLQGVVFPYQPPRGQYRLNFHEAERACQEQGAILATFNQLFQAWSEGLDWCNAGWLADGTVQYPIRLPRKPCGGLHLAPGIRSYGPRHRHLHRFDAFCFSSALRGEIFYLDRLAGMTLEEAKQSCQDAGAEIARVGHLYSAWKFLGLDRCDAGWLADGSVRYPIAKPRANCGPEEPGVRSFGFPSQGRFGVFCYKER
- the HAPLN3 gene encoding hyaluronan and proteoglycan link protein 3 isoform X1; this translates as MTTPGLRVWPRSPAMLLLPLLLEATLLRLGSSSHHPFYNGFYYNHIMNDKGSGQEKVVYFNGAKLIVDTPKDPVYSSSGTNVTLPCQYHYEPDQEAKRKIRIKWSKLRDDYTKEQDVLVAIGKTYVAFGNFQGRAHLRQAGRHEASLVISDVRLQDDGKYRCEVIDGLEDESDVVDLRLQGVVFPYQPPRGQYRLNFHEAERACQEQGAILATFNQLFQAWSEGLDWCNAGWLADGTVQYPIRLPRKPCGGLHLAPGIRSYGPRHRHLHRFDAFCFSSALRGEIFYLDRLAGMTLEEAKQSCQDAGAEIARVGHLYSAWKFLGLDRCDAGWLADGSVRYPIAKPRANCGPEEPGVRSFGFPSQGRFGVFCYKER
- the HAPLN3 gene encoding hyaluronan and proteoglycan link protein 3 isoform X2; the encoded protein is MPGLRVWPRSPAMLLLPLLLEATLLRLGSSSHHPFYNGFYYNHIMNDKGSGQEKVVYFNGAKLIVDTPKDPVYSSSGTNVTLPCQYHYEPDQEAKRKIRIKWSKLRDDYTKEQDVLVAIGKTYVAFGNFQGRAHLRQAGRHEASLVISDVRLQDDGKYRCEVIDGLEDESDVVDLRLQGVVFPYQPPRGQYRLNFHEAERACQEQGAILATFNQLFQAWSEGLDWCNAGWLADGTVQYPIRLPRKPCGGLHLAPGIRSYGPRHRHLHRFDAFCFSSALRGEIFYLDRLAGMTLEEAKQSCQDAGAEIARVGHLYSAWKFLGLDRCDAGWLADGSVRYPIAKPRANCGPEEPGVRSFGFPSQGRFGVFCYKER